A single genomic interval of Cupriavidus sp. MP-37 harbors:
- a CDS encoding NfeD family protein → MAYYIWFVAAVVLVIVELNTGTFYLLMVAVGLAAAGVAALLGASPAAQALIGALVAAVLIAGLRRTRFGKLRRGNAAADPNVNLDIGQELDVPAWDANRRARVPYRGADWTVELAPDCPPDRALAPGRYRIVAVRGSTLVVSPR, encoded by the coding sequence ATGGCGTACTACATCTGGTTCGTGGCAGCGGTGGTGCTGGTGATCGTCGAACTGAACACCGGCACGTTCTATCTGCTGATGGTGGCGGTGGGCCTCGCCGCCGCCGGTGTGGCGGCCTTGCTCGGCGCATCGCCGGCGGCGCAGGCGCTGATCGGGGCGCTGGTCGCGGCGGTGCTGATCGCCGGGCTGCGCCGCACCCGCTTCGGCAAGCTGCGGCGCGGCAATGCCGCGGCCGATCCCAACGTCAACCTCGATATCGGCCAGGAGCTCGACGTGCCCGCGTGGGACGCCAACCGGCGCGCCCGCGTGCCATACCGGGGCGCCGACTGGACGGTCGAGCTGGCACCCGATTGTCCCCCTGACCGCGCGCTGGCGCCGGGCCGCTACCGCATTGTCGCGGTGCGCGGCAGCACGCTGGTGGTGTCGCCCCGCTGA
- a CDS encoding SPFH domain-containing protein has protein sequence MLAFQLGLLPLIILIAVIVLIAKGIKIVPQQHAWVLERLGRYHATLTPGLSIVVPFVDRVAYKHVLKEIPLDVPSQVCITKDNTQLQVDGVLYFQVTDPMKASYGSSNFVVAITQLSQTTLRSVIGKLELDKTFEEREFINHSVVNALDEAASNWGVKVLRYEIKDLTPPKEILHAMQAQITAEREKRALIAASEGKRQEQINLATGAREAAIQKSEGERQAAINKAQGEASAILAVAEANAQAIQKIGNAIRTEGGIDAVNLKVAEEYVAAFGNLAKQGNTLIVPGNMGDMSSMIATALQIVKGQQKAA, from the coding sequence ATGCTCGCTTTTCAGCTTGGTTTGCTGCCGCTGATCATCCTTATCGCCGTGATCGTGCTGATCGCCAAGGGCATCAAGATTGTGCCGCAGCAGCATGCCTGGGTGCTGGAGCGCCTGGGCCGCTACCACGCCACCCTGACGCCCGGCCTGTCGATCGTGGTGCCATTCGTCGACCGCGTCGCCTACAAGCACGTGCTCAAGGAAATCCCGCTGGACGTGCCCAGCCAGGTCTGCATCACCAAGGACAACACGCAGCTGCAGGTCGACGGCGTGCTGTACTTCCAGGTCACCGACCCGATGAAGGCGTCGTACGGCTCCAGCAACTTCGTGGTCGCGATCACGCAGCTGTCGCAGACCACGCTGCGCTCGGTGATCGGCAAGCTGGAGCTGGACAAGACCTTCGAGGAGCGCGAGTTCATCAACCACAGCGTGGTCAACGCGCTCGACGAAGCCGCCTCCAACTGGGGCGTGAAGGTGCTGCGCTACGAGATCAAGGACCTGACCCCGCCCAAGGAAATCCTGCATGCGATGCAGGCGCAGATCACCGCCGAGCGCGAGAAGCGCGCGCTGATCGCGGCCTCCGAAGGCAAGCGCCAGGAGCAGATCAACCTGGCCACCGGCGCGCGCGAGGCGGCGATCCAGAAGTCCGAGGGCGAACGCCAGGCGGCCATCAACAAGGCCCAGGGCGAGGCCAGCGCGATCCTGGCGGTGGCCGAGGCCAATGCGCAGGCGATCCAGAAGATCGGCAACGCGATCCGCACCGAGGGCGGCATTGATGCGGTCAACCTGAAGGTGGCCGAGGAGTATGTGGCCGCGTTCGGCAACCTCGCCAAGCAGGGCAATACGCTGATCGTGCCGGGCAATATGGGCGACATGAGCAGCATGATCGCCACGGCCTTGCAGATCGTGAAGGGGCAGCAGAAGGCTGCTTGA
- the smpB gene encoding SsrA-binding protein SmpB — protein MTIADNKKAFFDYFIEERYEAGIVLEGWEVKAIRAGRVQIKEGYVVVRDAEMFLIGAHISPLQSASTHVKPDPVRTRKLLLKADEIKKLIGKVEQRGYTLVPLNLHYTRGRVKCEIGLAKGKKQFDKRETEKQRDWQREKARIMKGDTKH, from the coding sequence ATGACCATTGCAGATAACAAGAAGGCCTTCTTCGACTATTTCATCGAGGAACGATACGAGGCCGGGATCGTGCTGGAAGGCTGGGAGGTCAAGGCGATCCGCGCCGGGCGGGTGCAGATCAAGGAAGGCTACGTGGTCGTGCGCGACGCCGAGATGTTCCTGATCGGCGCCCATATCAGCCCGCTGCAAAGCGCCTCCACCCACGTCAAGCCCGATCCGGTGCGCACGCGCAAGCTGCTGCTCAAGGCCGATGAAATCAAGAAGCTGATCGGCAAGGTCGAGCAGCGCGGCTACACCCTGGTGCCGCTGAACCTGCATTACACGCGCGGCCGCGTGAAATGCGAGATCGGCCTGGCCAAGGGCAAGAAGCAGTTCGACAAGCGCGAGACCGAAAAGCAGCGCGACTGGCAGCGCGAGAAGGCCCGCATCATGAAGGGCGACACCAAGCACTGA